TATGAAACATGAAAATGTAAGATGGACAATTCCCTTGTCTATTGTCTTCTTTTTAAAATATAACACGCTTATACTTAATGATGCTGTATGTGTTTCTCTGTTGCAGGTGATTGGTTTATTAGATGTGTTTACTGCAGACCTCTCTTTGGACAGGTTTAACGATTTGTAGGTGTAAATAATGCTGCCTGTGTGTATGGTAAGTTGCTGGTCAGTTCACACTCAAAATGTACCCTCTACCCTCAAGTTATCTGGTGATGCCATACATGGGAACAGACCTGGGCAAGCTGATGAAGCTGCAGAGGCTGTCTGAAGAAAAAATCCAGTATTTAGTCTATCAGATTCTCAAAGGGCTAAAGGTGAAAAACTCTCATTGAACCTATTGTTGTATACCTGTAATTGTTCTTCGTCATATCttcttttatcttattttattacaGTATATTCATTCTGCTGGCATCATTCACAGGGTAAGTTGCATCTAGTTGTCCTGAATGTTATCTAATCCACACATGTCGTATCCCAACAGCCATTTCTTAACTCTGATTCAACTTGTTTGCTTCAGTGCCTTACTTAAATTCACGCGCATGTGAACTTTTGCAGGACCTCAAACCAGGAAACCTAGCCATTAACCAAGACTGTGAGCTCAAGGTACAGTCAgacacacttcctgtctcatAACCCAAACACAAGCAATGTTGTAGTGTAactcaaaacaaaaaacaacatgttaaaggcctactgaaatgggattttcttattcaaacggggatagcaggtccattctatgtgtcatacttgatcatttcgcgatattgcaatttttttgctgaaaggatttagtagagaacgtccacgataaaattcgcaacttttggtcgctaacagaaaagccctgcctttaccggaagtcgcagacgatgacgtcacccgttgatggcgcctttcatcttcacattgtttttaataggagcctccaacaaaaacagctattcggaccgagaaaacgacaatttttccattaatttgagcaaggatgaaagattcgtgtttaaggatattgatagcgacgaactaggaaaaaaaaaaaaatcaagtttaaaaaaaaaaatgcgattgcattgggacggattcagatgtttttaagacacatttactaggataattctgggaaatcccttatctttctattgtgttgctagtgttttagtgagtttaaaagtACCCAAtagggtgtcttgaggccagtgtctgatggaagtcgacggcagctgtacagacagcacaagctcagctgatctccggtaagtggcgacattttaccacaattttctcaccgaaaactgctggttgacatttggtcgggatccatgttcgcttgaccgctctgatccatagtaaagtttcacctccgggaattttaaacaaggaatcaccttgtgtttgtgtggctaaaggctaaagcttcccaagtccatctttctactttgacaaattggaaaagattcagcaacacagatctccaaaatactgtgtaattatgcggttaaagcagacaacttttagctgtgtgtgtgtgcgcagcgctaatatttcctaacagtccgtgacatcacgcgtacacgtcaacaggacacttcgcgggaaatttgaaattgcaatttagtaaactaaaaaggccgtattggcatgtgttgcaatgttagtatttcatcattgatttataaactatcagactgcgtggtcaatagtagtggctttcagtaggcctttaaaactacaTTTACTTGTCAGTGACCTTTTGCCATCATAgccacaaaaataaatatggaCCTCCACTTTGATAGTAATTCACAAAGCAGGCAGCCTTTCGGAACAATGTAAAATAAATTGGGtgtgattatttttatttgatgtaTTTATTGTGTATAGAACAACAATACtattgttcatgttcatgttacTATTCAAGCCattcataaatgataaataaatgggttgtacttgtatagcgcttttctactttcaaggaacttaatgcgctttgacactacttccacattcacccattcacacactgatggagggagctgccatgcaaggcactacccagcacccatcaggagcaagggtgaagtgtcttgctcaggacacaacagatgtgacgaggttggtactaggtggggattgaaccagggactatTGAAATCACTGGGGGTGTTCCGATGCACCTTTGTCTCTTCCGATAAGGATATTGGAGCCTAGAGTATTGGCTTATACCGATACAAAATCAgcacaaatcatccatccatccatccatcttcctccgcttatccgaggtctggtctcGGGGGTAGCAGCTTAAGCTGcgtagcccagacttccctctccccagcctctttGTCCATCtgggggagacatagtcttcccagcgtgtcctgagtcttccctgtggcctcctaccggtcggacgtgcttaTAGCCTATCATGTTTACCTGTTGTAAATGACTCGactaaaataaaagaaaataccaACTATGTGTGCTTATTAAAGggcatttagatgttaactggctgtctagCTCTGTACATCGGACTGATATCATTACCATTTTATATTAACAATCAAGCCAAACTATAAATAATTGCTGAAAAATGGGTAGGATGAAATAAACTTGGCTTCCTTGTACTTGCTTTCAGACATGTTAAAAGCATTTAATATAccttatagcaggggtgcccattacgtcgatcgagatctaccagtcgaccgcggggggtgtgtcagtcgatctccagccaggcttttaaaaaaaatagacctaaaaatgagtgatcatcaatcttcaccaagacgtcacttaaatgacattcacggtaccggagggtcttgtgagatgacgctggctgctgcaagatcattattatgaaaatatgaccgagaggaaggcgagaaacactttttatttcaacagactctcgcgccgtaccttccatcaaaactctaaaggccgactgcacatttcctatcttcacaataaaagccctgcttcatgctgcctgtgctaactaaatacagagtctcggaaaactggcgtgcacaagcgatccctcagaaagctggcgtgcacatcacttgtgcgcgccagctttccgagactcttattttgttagcgcaggcagcatgaagcagggcttttattgtgaagatagaaaatgtgcagtcggcctttagagttttgacggaagggacggcgcgaaagtctgttgaaataaaaagtgtttctcgccttcctctctgtcattttttcatagtaatgaactggcagcagccagcgtcatctcacaagaccctcgggtgccgtgaatgtcaatcaagcaagctacggaatttgccgccaatgtttttcctgtaaagtgtatggaagctggatgaattagatgccaaaaaccaaccactttcatgtggtattgtacagaaaggacaactttttttctcctccatttgaaaatgtgggcgttatcatcattactgtctgattccaatcaatgcaagtcatcagaatcaggtaatacaccaacttatattcttgtctttgtgaaagaaagacatctatatgtgttacacatgcttgtattatcattaaacacaattaacttgtttacaaaaatgtctctttcataaataaataaatataaatgatatatataaatgaggtagatcccctcgagttggtcaattgaaaagtagctcgcctgcagaaaaagtgtgggcacccctgccttatagTGTGTTTGAAATAAATTAAACAATTACCAATATGACTGGGTGGACTTTTTGTCACTGACACAATGTATCCTGACGTCACGATGACCTTCTTGTGTTTTACTCTGTCCTGTCCTGTCCTGGCAGATATTGGACTTTGGTTTGGCCCGGCAGGCAGACAGTGAGATGACCGGGTACGTGGTGACTCGGTGGTACCGAGCACCAGAGGTCATCTTGAGCTGGATGCACTACACCCAAACCGGTAATAGATATCTTGTTGTCAAGAGAAACCCTGTTTTTGTCATACATATAAAGGTGCTAACTCAAGACTGCCAGAtagttgacaaaaaaaaaaaatgaacaggcGTGAACTTGTATGTAAGTgaagagagtatttggcaagtcATTTCTTGTCGGGACAGCTACTGTATGTTCTCAAATCATTTTCACCACTGAATTTACAGCATTTGTGGAAGTCGCCTATTTATCTCTGCGCTGTAGTAAGTCCATTAATCAAGTAACATTTACTTGTAAGACAAAAAACAGCGCACATCGTTGTTCTACTTTTTGGTGTATTTGCACATCAAATAATTttatacataatatgtatattatatattttgtaacattgcaacatattttTTATCTAACAAGCGTGGAATGTTTTAAATAGCATGGAATACAGTGTCGCCTATGTATAATAATTGAGTTGATAAAACCCAGGAACggcaaacaattaaaatattatatatttgaaATTTACTTAACATAATTTCCTTAGTATTGAGGATGAATTTAGCAACATTTTGTAAAaggttaaaacttttttttttagatttacacAGTAATAGTtatagttttctttttttatgtgtCTAATTTTGGTGTCTGATTAGATTGCGTGCAAATAATTTGTACCTTTTTGTTTTGTAGACATTATTATTTTCTATGGCTATTATGTGATCTTATACCTGCTATACAATACTTTCGGTGTGTTTATTTGGCAATTATGAATGTGTGTATTCCATTTTGCCTTAATGTTGTACATCTATCAAAGTACAGTGAATTTTTACTCTCCAGGAAGAATAGCAGCAGCTATTGGAAATCTTATTAAACAAACATACAGTCATAATCCAGTGTATAATACATAATACAATACCATTGGTCCTGCAAAAATAATGTAATACACACATTGGAAGTGTATGTTGCAATTAGTATTATAATAAACATTGGGTATTTTGCATCGAAAAATGTATAGTTCTGGAAAAAAATATAACTGTCTGGGTGAAAATGTTCCCTTGTAATATTTAGTATTGTCCTCTAGAGTGCGCTGTTACCTATCTATTGAATGAAGTGTGAACTTGCTGTCAACGTTGACGTCTTTTGTGCTTCTTCCTCAGTGGATATTTGGTCAGTAGGCTGCATCATGGCAGAGATGCTTCAAGGAAAACCACTTTTTAAAGGCAATGACCGTATCCTTTTATTATTTCACACACTTTGTCGTTCATTGTTCATCCTCAACATGTGCATTATTGTGTTACACAGGGTGATTTAAAACTATTGTTTTCATTCAGGCTGTAGTTTTGAAATATATCCATCATCTTTGACACCTTGACCTCTTCTTACTAGACCTTGATCAGCTGACTGAGATCATGAAAATTACAGGAACACCCTCTCAGGAATTTGTAGCAAAACTAGAATCGGATGATGTGAGTTAATTCATAGCATGATTAATGCCAGTTTTTTGCAGGAATTCTGTTACATTTAATGTTGAAGACTTTACTAAAATGGATAGTTATGTTCCTATGTGCATATCTATTCTGACTTTTCTTTGAATTTAAATATGTGgattttatttttaaggccaaaagcTACATCAAAAGTCTtcaaaaagtagaaaaaaaagacCTTCAGAAGGTCTTTTCTACTGCCAAACCACAAGGTGTGTACTTTTCAATCTGATCTTTTTCCCACCttcttttactttattttattgcaCATGTTATATTCTGTCAGGTTTCTTTCCGCTACTATTTGCTAattttttgtttaattgtttCCAACCCCTTCTGTCCTCACTGCATAAACGGTCTAATCTTTTCTTCTGACTGTCCACAAATGTTGGCATTTAATAAacgcaggaagtaaacaaactaatGACCAAATATAAACAGATGCCATTTGTCAGTAATCGACATGGAGAAGGGATTAGATTAAATTGGCTCTGCTTTGTCCTACTTCTTTTTGTACAAATTGAATTGTGCGTGTTTATGTAACCGTGTGATGTTCCTTAACGTGGAAAGCATCTCAATAACCATTACTATTCATTGATTTCCTTTCCCTTGTTTTCTTTTAGCTGTGTCTGTGCTGGAGCGCATGTTATTACTGGATCCGGAAAGCAGAGTGACGGCGGCAGACGCCCTCTTGCTGTCGTACTTTACCGAGTTTCGAGAACCTGAGGAGGAGACAGAGGCTCAGCTGTATGATCACTCCCAGGACAACACAGACTTGCCTTTGGAACAGTGGAAACGTAAGGACGCCAGTAGGGTTGTGCGACATAGACGATACGGATTTGATAATTTTGACCACCGATAGAGCGTTTAATTCTATTGTCATATTGTGAttatgcatgttgatgacacattctagttgTGTCCTGCAAATTTGACAGTGACAAGCGAATTAGGGCGTGCTCAACCCAATGTGGCTAATGTCCGTCCCCAGTGAAGCTTCTAAATGAATAATCCTCACACCAATATTGgcaaataaattaagtttctaacaagtaccattatcattgGAATGCTACAGGACAAATAATAGCTTAAAATGCTACACTGcaaaccgtaggaggatacaaaagGCATAGTTAACTGCTAAGCTAAAGGTTTTGAATGTAAACAGGTGGGTGGAGCAGtacaaatattgacagtaacgataccaagtatagtatcagtatatgatcggTAATACaatgattagatttttttttttttcctgtcacaAAATAATTTTTCTATCGTTTTTATTTACAACTTCAGGAAATAGTCAATAATAATTTTTGGTTTTGTTAGTTATTTTTCCCTGttgaattttgtttttgtttaattaaaggaaatatttaaaggcctactgaaatgagatgttcttattaaaacggggaaagcaggtccattctatgtgtcatacttgataatttcgcgatattgccatatttttgcagaaaggatttagtagagaacatcgatgataaagtttgcaacttttggtcgctaataaaaaagccttgcctgtaccggaagtagcagacgatgtgcgcgcgacgtcacgggttgtagggctcctcacattgtttacaatcatggccaccagcagcaagagcgattcgaaccaagaaagcgacaatttccccattaattggagcgaagatgaaagattcgtggatgaggatattgagagtgaaggactggaagaaaaaaaaaaagacaagggcagtgggagcgattcagatgttattagacacaattactaggataattctggaaaatccccttatgtaattattgtgttactagtgttttagtgagattatagagTCATACCTGAAAGACGGAGGGGTgttgtgaccgccagtgtctctgagtgaagccatggaggagccaaaaaagtcgcagctgcctctttgacagctgcaggaagaacgacacaagctccgcttaTGTCTCTggtgagagccgacttattaccacaattttctcgccaAAACCTGCCAATTGAAgttggtagagaaccatgttcgcttgaccgctttgttccatattaaagcttcacaacaaacaaagaaacaccggctgtgtttgtgttgctacagccggccgaaatccaccgctttccaccaaatgcattcttctttgtagtctccattattaattgaacaaattgcaaaagattcagcaacacagatgtccagaatactttgtaattgcgcgatgaaaagagacgacttttagccgcaagtggtgctggctaatatgtcctctccaactcgagatgtcacgcgcacgcgtcatcattccgcgacgttttcaacaagaaactccgc
The nucleotide sequence above comes from Nerophis ophidion isolate RoL-2023_Sa linkage group LG12, RoL_Noph_v1.0, whole genome shotgun sequence. Encoded proteins:
- the mapk12a gene encoding mitogen-activated protein kinase 12 isoform X1, coding for MSSRVRPGYYRREINKTLWEVPHRYRELKQVGTGAYGTVCSAVDFRTRNKVAIKKLYRPFQSDLFAKRAYRELRLLKHMKHENVIGLLDVFTADLSLDRFNDFYLVMPYMGTDLGKLMKLQRLSEEKIQYLVYQILKGLKYIHSAGIIHRDLKPGNLAINQDCELKILDFGLARQADSEMTGYVVTRWYRAPEVILSWMHYTQTVDIWSVGCIMAEMLQGKPLFKGNDHLDQLTEIMKITGTPSQEFVAKLESDDAKSYIKSLQKVEKKDLQKVFSTAKPQAVSVLERMLLLDPESRVTAADALLLSYFTEFREPEEETEAQLYDHSQDNTDLPLEQWKRHTFTEILTFKPFVPESKETSL
- the mapk12a gene encoding mitogen-activated protein kinase 12 isoform X2 codes for the protein MKHENVIGLLDVFTADLSLDRFNDFYLVMPYMGTDLGKLMKLQRLSEEKIQYLVYQILKGLKYIHSAGIIHRDLKPGNLAINQDCELKILDFGLARQADSEMTGYVVTRWYRAPEVILSWMHYTQTVDIWSVGCIMAEMLQGKPLFKGNDHLDQLTEIMKITGTPSQEFVAKLESDDAKSYIKSLQKVEKKDLQKVFSTAKPQAVSVLERMLLLDPESRVTAADALLLSYFTEFREPEEETEAQLYDHSQDNTDLPLEQWKRHTFTEILTFKPFVPESKETSL